DNA sequence from the Candidatus Methylomirabilota bacterium genome:
AGGAGGAAGAGCACCGCGGCCTGGAAGAACACGCGCACCAGCTCGCCGGTGCGGTTGAGGAACAGGATCGCGGTGAAGGTGTACCCCATCAGCAGCAGGTAGACCGCGAGGGTCGCGTAGGCGATGGGAGAGGCGAAGATCGCCTGCTCCTCCTTGAGCAGCAGCGTGCCGAAGTGCCTCACGGGCCGTCTCCCGCTCGGTCGCCGGTGAGGCCCAGGAAGAGCGCCTCCAGATCCACCGGGGCCGGGCCCATCTCGACGAGCCCGAAGCCGCCCGCGACGAGCGAGGCGGCCAGCGCCTCCGAAACGGTGGCGCCGGCCTCCGCGTCCACGAGATACGCGGCCGGATCCGATGCGGCGTCGGTCGTCTCGACGCGCACGCCACGGACTCCGGGGACGGCGGCGAGGGCGGCCCGCACCGCGTCCGGCCGGCCGCGCACGCGCAGCCGAATGCGCTGGCCGAGCCCGCCGGTCCGGAGCGAGTGCACGCCGAGGAGGCGGCCGTTGAGGAGGATCGCCACGCGGTCCGCCACGCGCTCGATCTCGCCGAGGATGTGGGAGGTGACCAGCACCGTCCGCTCGCCGGCGAGCGCGCGGATGTGCCCGCGCATCTCGATGATCTGGCGGGGATCGAGACCGTTCGTCGGCTCGTCGAGGACCAGCAGCTCCGGGTTGCCGAGCAGGGCCTGGGCGATCGCGACCCGCTGCCGGTAGCCGCGGGAGAGCTTGCCGATGAGCAGGCGGCCGACGTCGCCGAGGGCCAGCCGCTCGATGGCGCCCTCCACCGCCGACCCGACGCGGTCGCCGGCCAGCCCCTTGAGCCGCGCCATGAAGCCGAGGAATTCCCGGACCCGCATCCAGCCGTAGAGCGGGCTGTCCTCGGGCACGTAGCCGACCCGGGCCCGAGCCTGAAACGACTCGTCCACCACGTCGAGGCCGGCGATGCGGGCGGTGCCCGCGGACGGACGGAGGTAGCCGGTGAGGATGCGCAGAATCGTGGTCTTGCCGGAGCCGTTCGGGCCGAGCAGTCCCATGACCTCGCCGGTCTCGACCTCGAGCGAGATCCGGTCGACGGCGAGGCGGGGCCCGTACCACTTGGTGAGATGGTCGGCGACGATGATCGGGGGCATCGGGAAGAACGACGCCGCCGGACGGCTCGACCGTCCGGCGGCGCGGGCTAGTTCAGGATCTCCGACCCGGAGTCCGCCTACTCGAACATCTGGGGCGCCTTGGTCGAACGGGCCTTGCCGGCCGGGCCGTCCGGATCGTGCGCGGTCATGAAGCTGGCGTTCTCGCGCCCCTGCAGCATCCGGATGTACTCGTACGCGTTCAGGATTCCGGCGGGATAGTACGCGAGCGAGATGTCGGGCAGCAGGTTCTTGGTGACGTTCTCGGAGAAGTACACGTTGTCGCTGGTGAGGACGACCGTGCCGGTCTTGGGCAGGCGGACGATCGCCATCTGGCTGCCCGGAGTATGGCCGGGCCAGTTCTTGACGACGACGCTGCCGTCGCCGAACACGTCCAGATCGCCGGTCAGCTGCTCCATCTTGAACTTGTTGGGCAGCGCCTCGCCCAGGTCGTTGCGGAGGCACGCCACGTCACCGGGGATGTAGGGACCGGCGGTGCCGGGCTCGGGCCAGGCCGCGTTCTTCATCTCGTCCTTCTGGACGAGGAGGGTCGCCTTGGGGAACTTGCAGACGTTCCCGCCGTGGTCGAGATGCATGTGGCCGACCGCCACGTACTTGATGTCGTCGGGGCTGAGCCCGATCTTCTTCAGCTGGGTATCGATCGCCACGTCCGGACCGCGCTCGGGAGTGAGGCCCTTGATGAACGGCCCCCAGTAGCTGGGGTCGCTGATGATCTTGTCGTTGTTCCCGGTGTCGAACAGGAAGTTGCCCTTCGGGTGCCGGACGACGAAGAAGCCGACCGGGACGGTGATCGGGTTGGTGGAGGCTCCCGACTGCAGAGCGCTCTTCGCGATCGTCAGCCCTCCGGAGCTGAACGCGTACATCTTCATTCCGGCGGGAGCAGGGGTCTGCGCGAAGGCGGGAGAGGCGACGAGTAGGATTGCGACTGCCAAGCACGACACCGTAGAGACGATCCTTCGGATCATTCGGTTCTCCTCAGCGGCCCGATGCTTCCGCTCTGAAGACGTGAACGCGCCAGGAACTTTCCGCGACGGCTGCATCCTCCCTTCCGGGCTGGCAGGCCCGTCGATGGGGCGGAGTATAGAAATGCCTCGTGAAGCTGTCAAGGTAAGCTGTTGATGTCGCTTCACAAGTTGTGAAGTTCGTCGGCATCTGCAAAATTTGACAAATCTCGCTCACTAAACATAGGATGAGCGCGCCATGCAAATCCGAGAGCTCCTCGACGAGCTCTTGACGTCGCTCGAGACCGGTCCGCTGATCACCGCGGTGCGCCACTTCGAGTCCCGGCCCGCGGTCTTCGCCCCGTTTCCCTCCTCGCTCGACCCGCGCATCGTGGAGGCGCTGAAGGCGCGCGGGATCGAGCAGCTCTACTCGCATCAGGCGCGCGCCTTCGAGACGGCGGCCAAGGGCGAGCACCTGGTGGTGGTGACCCCGACCGCCTCCGGCAAGACGCTCTGCTACAACCTGCCGGTGTTGCAGGCGCTGGTGCAGCAGCCCGAAGCCCGCGTGCTCTACCTCTTCCCCACGAAGGCGCTCGCGCAGGATCAGCTCGCCGAGCTGACCGAGCTGGCCAAGTCGCTGCCCGACATGCGGATGTTCACCTACGACGGCGACACCCCGCAGGACGCGCGGCGCTCGGTACGCGCGCGGGCCAACCTGGTGCTCACCAACCCGGACATGCTGCACTCCGGGATCCTGCCGCACCACACGAAGTGGGTGAACCTGTTCCAGAACCTGAAGTACGTGGTGATCGACGAGCTGCACGCCTACCGGGGCGTCTTCGGCAGCCACCTCGCCAACGTGCTGCGCCGGCTCAAGCGCATCTGCCGTCACTACGGCGCGACTCCGCAGTTCATCATGGCCTCGGCCACCATCGCCAATCCCGGCGATCTGGCCCAGCGCTTGACCGGCGAGCCGGTGGCGGAGCTGAACGAGAGCGGCGCGCCCACCGGCGAGAAGACCTTCATGGTCTACAACCCGCCGGTGATCAACCCCGACCTGGGCATCCGCGCGCCGTATCTCGGCGAGGCGTCGAGGCTGGCCGCGCGCTTCCTCAAGCAGAAGGTCGCCACCATCGTGTTCTGTCAGAGCCGGCTCTCCACCGAGGTGGTGCTGGCCTCGATCAAGAAGGAGGTCGAGGACAAGACCGGCGACTCCGGGATCGTGCGCGGCTATCGCGGCGGCTACCTGCCGCTCCGGCGCCGCGAGGTGGAGCGCGGGCTCCGCTCGGGCGACGTGCTGGGCGTGGTGGCGACGAGCGCGCTCGAGCTGGGCATCGACATCGGGCATCTCGACCTGGCGGTGCTCGCGGGCTACCCCGGGACCATCGCCTCGATGTGGCAGCAGGCGGGCCGCGCGGGCCGGCGCAGCGGCGAGTCCGCCGCGGTCATGGTGGCGACGAGCTCCCCGATGGATCAGTACCTGGCCGCGCATCCCGACTACCTGTTCGGCGCGCCGCCCGAGCACGCGCGGGTGAATCCCGAGAACCCCTTCATCCTGATCAACCACGTCAAGTGCGCGGCGTTCGAGCTGCCCCTGGGCGCCGACGAGCCCTTCGGGGGCGACGTGTCGGCGCATCTGGCCGCGCTCGAGGAGGAGGGCGTGCTGCACCGGGCGGGCGAGCACTTCCACTGGAGCTCGGAGACCTACCCGGCCGACCACATCTCCCTGCGCACGGTGACCTCCGACAACTTCCTGGTCATCGACACCACCGCGCGCGATGCTCAGCAGGTGAAGCGGCGCCAGATCATCGCGGAGGTGGACTGGAAGAGCGCCTTCGCCATGATCTATCCCAAGGCGATCTACATGGTGGAGGGCGAGCCCTTCGAGGTACAGGAGCTCCACTATCGCGAGGACGAGGAGAAGGTCGCCTACGTGAAAAAGGTGGTCGTCGACTACTTCACCGACGCGATCACCGCCAAGGGGGTATGGATCCTCCAGCGCTTCGGCCGCCAGGAGACGCCGGGCCTGCTCGCCGAGCAGGGCGAAGTGCTGGTCGCCGAGAAGGTGGTGGGCTTCAAGAAGATCAAGATGGGTACGCTCGAGAACGTGGGCTCGGGCGAGGTCGAGCTGCCGCAGCAGGAGATGCAGACCACCAGCGCGTGGCTGACCCTCGACCCGGGACTTCTCGACCAGATCTCCTCGCGCCGCGACGACCTGGTCGACGGGCTGCGCGCGCTCACCCACCTGCTACACCACCTGGCTCCGATCTTCCTGCTCTGCGACATCCGCGACGTCGGCTCCTGGCTCGGCGACGGCTCGCCCGCCCAGGCCGGCCAGGTGGTGACGCGGGAGACCATGCGCGCGCAGCTGCTCCAGGGCGAGACCTTCACGCCGACGATCTACCTCTACGACAACCAGCCCGGCGGCATCGGCCTGGCCGAGCGCATCTTCGAGGTGCTCCCGGACCTGCTCGCCCGCGGGCTCGAGACGCTCGAGGCCTGCGGCTGCCGTAGCGGCTGCCCGTCCTGCGCCGGCCCGGTGAACGAGGTGGGCCGTCAAGCCAAGCCGGTGGCCCTGGCGATCCTGCAGCGCCTCGTGCGCCGGCGCTGACCGCCCGCTCCGTTGGGCCGCGATCTCACCGAGCTGACCCGGATCATCCGCCGCATCGAGGCCAAGACCCGCGCCTCGAGCCCGGCCGCGTCTCCGCCGCGGGCACGCGCCACCATCGAGGACCTGTTGGAGGGCGCCATCGAGGAGACGGAGCGGGGCCGGCTCCTGGTGGTGCGCCGGCGGTTCCCGGTGGACCATCGCCACGGGGCCCAGTCGCTGCTCGCCGCCCGCGACGCGGCCTCGCCGGCGCTCGCCCTACTGGCCCGCGCGGGCGCCGCGCCGGCGGAGGGCCGCCGTCTCCTCTATCTCGACACCGAGACCACCGGCCTGGCCGGCGGCACCGGCACCTACGCCTTTCTGGTCGGGGTCGGCTTCTTCGACGGCGACGACTTCGAGGTGCGGCAGTTCTTCATGCGCGACCTCGACGAGGAGCCCGCGCTGCTCTGCGCGCTGGAGACGATGTTCCGGCGGTTCGACGGCTTCGTGACGTACAACGGCGGCGGCTTCGATCTCCCGCTGCTGGAAACGCGCTTCGTGCTCGGCCGTCGGCGCTTTCCCGGCGAGGAGGTCTTCCACGTCGACCTGCTGGGCGCCGCGCGGCGCCTGTGGAGCGCGCGGCTGGCCGACTGCCGGCTGGGCACGGTGGAGCAGCACGCGCTGCGGTTCGCGCGCGAGCACGATCTGCCCGGCGCGCTGATCCCGACCGTGTACTTCGAGTACCTGCGACGCAAGCAGCCGCACGCGCTCCCGCGCGTCTTCGAGCACAACCGGCACGACATCCTCTCGCTGGCCGCGCTCACCGGCTGGGTCGCGGACGCGATCACCCGGGCGCCGGTGCCCGATCTGGAGCCGGAGGCCCTGGCCGGCCTCGGCCGGCTGCTGGAGGCGAGCGAGCCTGCGCGGAGCCTCGCCTGCTACCGCATGGCCCTCGACGCCGGGCTGCCGACCCCGTCGCGCGAGCGGCTCCTGCTGCGCCTGGCCCAGGGCGAGAAGCGACGCGAGCGCTGGGACGAGGCTCGCGCCCTCTGGGAGGCCGCGGCCCGGGGACCTCGTGACTTCGACCCGCGCCCGTGGGAGGAGATCGCCAAGGTCCACGAGCATCGCCGGCGCGACCTCGCCGCCGCCCGCCTGGTCGTGGAGGAGGCGCTCGACCTGGCCCGGCGCCATCGCGCGTCCGAGCGCGTGCTCGCCGCGTTCGAGCATCGGCGGGAGCGCCTGGCCCGCCGGCTCGAGCGGGCGGTCGGTCTCGATAGCGCTCGACAGTCCGCCTGATCGCCGCTCGCGGCGGACGCCGCCAACGTCTCGTGAATTAGGTTTGACACATCTTGTTCATTAGGGTAGCCTCACACCTCGTTTCAGTCTTCCACGAAGCACCCCAGGAGGCGGGGCCATGGCGACACCTCGGACGAGGCGAGCGTGGACGATCATGCTTGCGGCAGGGCTCGCACTGGCCGTCGGGATGCCGGCGGCGAGCGGACAGAGTGCGGCGGTGACGGTGTACTCGGCGCGCTCCCACTACGGGCAGGAGCCGGCCATGGAGGCCTTCACCAGGAAGACGGGCATCCAGGTGAAGAGCTTCGGCGGCGAGTCCGGGCCGCTGTTCGAGCGGCTGAAGGCGGAGGGTGACAAGACGCCGGCCGACGTGCTCATCAGCGTCGACGCCGGCAATCTCTGGAACGCGGCGCGCGCCGGGCTGTTGTCCAAAGTGGACTCGCCCGAGATCGCGGCCAACGTGCCCGCGCACCTGCGGGATCCCGAGAACCGGTGGGTCGGCCTGACCGTGCGGGCCCGCACGATCATGTACAACACCGCGAAGGTGAAGCCGGAGGAGCTGTCCACCTACGAGGCGCTCGGCGATCCCAAGTGGAAGGGCCGTCTGTGCCTGCGCTCCTCGACCCACATCTACAATCAGTCGCTGATCGCCACCATGATCAAGCGCCGCGGCGAGGCGAAGGCGGAGGCGATCGTGCGCGGCTGGGTGGCCAACAACCCGACCCTGATCAACGGCGACACGAAGATCCTGGAGGCGGTCGCGGCCGGCCAGTGCGACCTGGCCCTGACCAACACGTACTATCTCGGACGAATCGTGGCCAAGGACGCGGCCTTCCCGGTGGCCGCCTTCTGGGCCGACCAGCCGACGCCGGGCACCCACGTGAACATCTCGGGCGCCGGGGTGACCGCGCATTCCAGGAACCGCGCGGCCGCCATCAAGCTGATCGAGTTCCTCACGAGTCCCGAGGCGCAGCAGATGTTCGCGGACTCCAATTTCGAGTACCCGGCCAATCCGCAGGCCGGCGTGAATCCGGTGATCGCCAAGTGGGGCACGTTCAAGCAGGACGATACCAACGTGGCCGCGGCGGGCGAGTACCAGGCGGCCGCGACCCGGCTGGCGGATCGGGCGGGCTACAAGTAGACGTGTCGATCCCGCCTCGCTGACCGCATGCTCGCGCTGCGGCCGGCGAGGCCGGCCTTGTGGTCCTGGCTCGCCGTGGGCATCGCGGCGACGCTCGCGGTGCCCATCGCGGTCGTGCTCTCCGCGCTCGCGGCGCCCTCACGCGACATCTGGCTGCACCTCTGGCGGACCCAGCTCCTGGAGCTGATCGCCCATACCGTGTGGCTCCTCGTCGGGGTGGGGGCGGGCACGCTGATCGTCGGCGGTGGCCTCGCCTGGCTGGTCGTGCACCACCGGTTTCCCGGCCGCTCGGCGCTCGAGTGGGCGCTGATCCTCCCCCTGGCCGTGCCGGCCTACGTGATCGGCTTCGCGTTCCTCGGGCTCTTCGAGTATTCGGGGCCGCTCCAGACCGGGCTGCGCGGCTGGTGGGGACCCGGCGCGCGGCTGCCCGAGCTTCGGTCCCTCGGCGGCGTGGCTCTGATGATGACGCTGGTGTTCTATCCGTACGTGTACCTGCTGGCCCGCGTCGCCTTCCGCGAGCAGGGCACCGCGGTGGTGGAGACCGCGCGCAGCCTCGGGCGCTCCCGCTGGGGCGCGTTCCTGCGCGTCACCGTGCCGATGGCGCGGCCCTCGCTGGCCGCCGGCGTCGCGCTGGCCATGATGGAGGCGCTCGCCGATTTCGGCACGGTGGCTATTTTCGGCTACCGGACCCTCACCGAGGCGATCTACCGCGTCTGGTACGGGATGTTCGACCGCATCGCGGCCACCCAGCTCGCCAGCGTCCTGCTCCTGTTCGCGCTCGCCCTGCTGCTCCTCGAGCGCCGCGCGCGAGGCCGCGCCCGGTTCACCCAGGCCGCGCGCGGGACCGCCACCGTCGAGCCGCGGGCGCTTCACGGCTGGCGCGCGGCCGCGGCCACCGCCTGCTGCGGCGTGGTCCTCTTCTTGGCGTTCCTGCTCCCGGTGGGTCAGCTCGGGTGGTGGGCGGTGGCGGTGATACGGGCCGGTCGGATCGCGCCCGACTTCGCCGCACTCCTGGGCCGTACCGGTCTCCTGGCAGCCAGCGCGGCCGTGGTCGTCTGCGCGCTGGCGGTGCTGCTCGCCTACGCGGGCCGGCTCGACGGCGGCGGCTCGGTGCGCCTGGCCACGCAGCTGGCCTCCATGGGCTACGCGGTCCCCGGCGCGGTGATCGCGGTCGGGGTCCTGCTGCCGCTCGCGTGGGCCGACCACGCCCTGGTGCCGCCGCTCGAGCGCGCCCTCGGCCGCCCGCTCGGCCTCCTGCTCACCGGCTCGGCGGCCGGGCTGATCGTCGCCTACGTCGTCCGCTTCCTGGCGGTGGGGCTGCAGACGGTGGAGGCGAGCCTCGGCAAGATCTCGCCCGCCCTCGACGATGCCGCGCGCATGCTGGGGGCGCGCGCGGGAGCCGCCCTGCGCCGCGTGCACCTGCCGCTCATGCGCGGGGGCGTCCTCACCGCCGCGGCGCTGGTCTTCGTCGAGACGATGAAGGAGATGCCGGCCACCCTGCTGCTCCGGCCCATCGGTCTCAATACCCTGTCGGTGGAGATCTGGGAGCGAACGTCCGAGGCGATGTGGCAGGAGGCGGCGGTGCCCGCGCTGACCCTGGTCGGTGCCGGCCTGCTGCCGGTGATGCTCTTGATCCGCCTGACGAGCCGCCGCTAACCGCCGCTCGTGGCGACGGCGGCGGGGAATGCCACCACGTGCGGGACGTGGGCGGAGAGGGCGACCCGCGTCCCGGTCGGCAGCATCGAGGTCGAGGGCTGCGAGGAGTGCACCCGGTAGCCCGACGGCAGGCGCACGCAGTAGACGGTCGCCGAGCCGCGGAAGTAGCGGCGCGTGATGGTCCCGGCGCCGCTCGGCTCGGGCACGAACGAGATGGCGTCCGGCCGGATCATCACCTCGACCGGCTGGCCTTCGGGGAGCCGATCGACGTTGGCGAAGGTGCCCACCTCGGTCACGATTCCCTCGCGGCCGACCACGCCGGCGAGGAAATCGGCGGCCCCCACGAAGGAGGCGACGAACCGGGTCGCGGGGCGGTGATAGACCTGCTGGGGCGAAGCCATCTGCTCGACGCGGCCGGCCCGGAGCACTCCCACCCGGTCGGCGAGCGTGAAGGCCTCCTCCTGATCGTGCGTGACGAACACCGCGGTGGTCGCGGTCTCGCGGAGGATCCGCTCCACCTCCTCCCGCATCTGCGCGCGCAGGTCGGTGTCGAGATTCGAGAAGGGCTCGTCGAGCAGCATCAAGGCAGGCGCCGGAGCCAGCGCGCGGGCGAGGGCCACGCGCTGCTGCTGGCCGCCCGACAGCTCATGCGGGTAGCGCGACTCGAGCCCGTCGAGCCCGACCAGGGCGAGCACCTCCGCGGTGCGCGCCCGGCGCCCGTGGCGTCCGGGCCGCGGGAGCCCGAAACCCACGTTGTCCTCGACGGTGAGATGGGGGAACAATGCGTAGTCCTGGAACACGATGCCGATGCCGCGCTCCTCGGGCGGGACGAAGCGCCCGGGGCCCGTGACCACCCGGCCGCGCAGGGTGATGGTGCCCGCGTCGGCGGTCTCCAGACCGGCGATCAGGCGAAGCGTGGTGGTCTTGCCGCAGCCCGATGGTCCGAGGAGCGCGACGATCTCGCCTTCCGCGACGTGCACGGACAGGCGGTCGACCGCGGGCGGCTGGGCGGGCCGGTAGCGCTTGCTGATTTGGTCGAGGACCAGCAGGTCCACCGCTAGCGCCGGGCCAGCACCTCGGGATTGACCGGGGTGGGTGGCGTCCGCCCCTCCAGCACCGCGAGGCAGTTCTCCACCGCCAGGGTGGCCATCTTGAGCCGGGTCTCGAGCGAGCCGCTGCCGATGTGCGGCGCCAGCACCACGTTGGTGAGCCCGATGAGGCCGGGATGGACCGTCGGCTCCTCCTCGAAGACGTCGAGACCCGCGCCGGCGATCCAGCCCTCGCGGAGGGCCTCCACCAGCGCTGCCTCGTCCACCACCGGGCCGCGCGCCGCATTGATCAGGAAGGCGGTCTTCTTCATGGCGCGCAAGGTCTCCCGGTTCATGAGATGCCGAGTCTCGGGGATGAGTGGAGTGTGGAGGCTCACGAAGTCCGACTCGCGGAGGAGTGTGGCCAGGTCGACCCGGCTGGCGTTCAGCTCGCGCTCCGTCGCCGCATCCGCGGCCACCGCATCCTGGTAGAGCACGCGCATGCCGAAGCCGAGCGCCCGGCGGGCCATCGCCCGGCCGATCCGGCCGAAACCGACCACGCCCAGGGTCTTGCCGTGGACGTCGCGCCCCAGCTGCAGCATGTACTCCCACTGCGTGAACCGGCCCTCGCGGACGTAGCGATCGGCCTCCACCAGCCGACGCGCGGTGGCCATGAGGAGCGTCCAGGCGAAGTCCGCGGTGGTATCGGTGAGCACGTCGGGGGTGTTGGTGACCACGACGCCGCGCTTCGTGCAGGCCGCCACGTCCACGTTGTTGAAGCCCACCGCCACATTGGAGACGACGCGCAGCTTCGGGCAGCCGTCCAGCAGCGCCTGATCGATGGCCTCGCTGATGACGCAGATCAGCCCCTGCCGTTCGCGGAGGCGCTTCAGCAGCTCGGCGCGGGGCATGGGCGCGTCCTGGTCGTATGCATCCACGGCCGCGCGGCTGCGGGCCAGCGCGACCGCCGGCTCCGGAAGGAGTCGAGAGATCAGGACCGCCGGCTTCTCATTCGCAGACGTCATCGTGAGTATTCCTAAGTAGTTAGGAAATAGTAATTTTTTCCATTTGACACCACCGAAAGCGCTGCTATATTAGCACTCGCCTTGGTTGAGTGCTAAGGCTCCCAGGCGCGGGATTCGCCGCAAGGCCCAACATCTTACTATCGGGAGGCGAGTTGGCTATGAAGATTCGTCCGTTGCACGACCGAATCCTCGTGAAGCGCGAAGAGGAAAAGGAGGTCAAGAAGGGCGGCATCATCATCCCGGACACCGCGAAGGAGAAGCCCCAGGAGGGGAAAGTCATCGCGGTCGGGAACGGGAAGGTGAACGACGAGGGCAAGAAGGTGCCGCTCGACGTGAAGGCCGGCGACAAGATCCTCTTCGGCAAGTACTCCGGCTCCGAGGTCAAGCTGGACGACGAGGAGTACCTGATCCTCCGCGAGGAGGACGTGCTCGCGATCATCGAGTAGCCGGAACCGTAGCGCGATCCAGCAATTCAACCCGACCGGGCTCCCAGGAGGCGCCGCGGTCAATTCCATCGAACGTCGAGGAGGAGAATCAGCATGCCGAAGCAGGTCATGTTCAGTGACGAGGGACGCGCGGCCCTGCTCCGCGGGGTCAACATCATGGCGGCGGCCGTCAAGGCGACCATGGGCCCCAAAGGCCGGAACGTGGTCATCGACAAGAAGTTCGGCAGCCCGACCATCACCAAGGACGGGGTGACCGTCGCCAAGGAGATCGAGCTGAAGGACAACTACGAGGACATGGGCGCCCAGATGGTGAAGGAAGTGGCGTCCAAGACCTCCGACATCGCGGGTGACGGTACCACCACCGCCACCGTGCTGGCCCAGGCCATCGTGCGCGAGGGCCTGAAGAACGTCACCGCCGGCGCCAACCCCATGGGGCTGAAGCGCGGCATCGACAAGGCGGTCGAGGCGGTGGTCGCGGATCTCAAAAAGATGTCGAAGTCGACCAAGGACAAGAAGGAGATCGCGCAGGTCGCCACCATCGCCTCCAACAACGACAAGACGATCGGCAACCTGATCGCCGAGGCGATGGAGAAGGTGGGCAAGGACGGGGTCATCACCGTCGAGGAGTCGAAGTCGGCGGACACCGTGCTGGACGTGGTCGAGGGCATGCAGTTCGACCGCGGCTACCTCTCCCCGTACTTCGTCACCGACGCGGAGCGGATGGAGTGCGTGCTCGAGGACGCGCTGGTCCTGATCCACGAGAAGAAGATCAGCGTCATGAAGGACATGCTGCCGCTGCTCGAGCAGGTGGCCCGCTCGGGCAAGCCGTTCCTGATCATCGCCGAGGACATCGAGGGCGAGGCCCTGGCCACCCTGGTCGTCAACAAGCTGCGCGGCACGCTGCACACCGCGGCGGTGAAGGCCCCCGGCTTCGGCGACCGCCGCAAGGCCATGCTGGAGGACATCGCCATCCTGACCGGCGGCAAGGCCATCACCGAGGACCTCGGCATCAAGCTCGAGAACATCAAGCTCGAGGATCTGGGCAAGGCCAAGAAGATCGTGGTGGACAAGGACAATAGCACCCTCGTCGAGGGCGCGGGCAAGACCGCGGCCATCGAAGGTCGTATCAAGCAGATCCGGGCCCAGATCGAGGAGACCACCTCGGACTACGATCGCGAGAAGCTGCAGGAGCGGCTGGCCAAGCTGGCCGGCGGCGTCGCGGTCATCAAGGTAGGGGCCGCCACCGAGACGGCCATGAAGGAGAAGAAGGCCCGCGTCGAGGACGCGCTGAACGCGACCCGCGCCGCGGTGGAGGAAGGCATCGTGCCCGGCGGGGGCGTCGCGCTCCTGAGGGCGGCCAGCGCGGTCGACGCCCTGAAGCTCGAGGGTGACGAGAAGGTCGGCGCGCACATCGTGCGGCGCGCGCTCGAGGAGCCCATCCGTCAGATCGTGGAGAACGCGGGGCTCGAGGGCAGCGTCATCGTCGAGAAGGTGAAGGCCGAGAAGGTGGTGAACCGCGGCTTCGACGCGGAGTCGCTCGAGTTCGTGGACATGATCCAGGCCGGTATCATCGACCCCACCAAGGTGGAGCGGGTGGCGCTGGAGAACGCGGCG
Encoded proteins:
- a CDS encoding ABC transporter ATP-binding protein, encoding MDLLVLDQISKRYRPAQPPAVDRLSVHVAEGEIVALLGPSGCGKTTTLRLIAGLETADAGTITLRGRVVTGPGRFVPPEERGIGIVFQDYALFPHLTVEDNVGFGLPRPGRHGRRARTAEVLALVGLDGLESRYPHELSGGQQQRVALARALAPAPALMLLDEPFSNLDTDLRAQMREEVERILRETATTAVFVTHDQEEAFTLADRVGVLRAGRVEQMASPQQVYHRPATRFVASFVGAADFLAGVVGREGIVTEVGTFANVDRLPEGQPVEVMIRPDAISFVPEPSGAGTITRRYFRGSATVYCVRLPSGYRVHSSQPSTSMLPTGTRVALSAHVPHVVAFPAAVATSGG
- a CDS encoding D-glycerate dehydrogenase, encoding MTSANEKPAVLISRLLPEPAVALARSRAAVDAYDQDAPMPRAELLKRLRERQGLICVISEAIDQALLDGCPKLRVVSNVAVGFNNVDVAACTKRGVVVTNTPDVLTDTTADFAWTLLMATARRLVEADRYVREGRFTQWEYMLQLGRDVHGKTLGVVGFGRIGRAMARRALGFGMRVLYQDAVAADAATERELNASRVDLATLLRESDFVSLHTPLIPETRHLMNRETLRAMKKTAFLINAARGPVVDEAALVEALREGWIAGAGLDVFEEEPTVHPGLIGLTNVVLAPHIGSGSLETRLKMATLAVENCLAVLEGRTPPTPVNPEVLARR
- the groES gene encoding co-chaperone GroES; protein product: MKIRPLHDRILVKREEEKEVKKGGIIIPDTAKEKPQEGKVIAVGNGKVNDEGKKVPLDVKAGDKILFGKYSGSEVKLDDEEYLILREEDVLAIIE
- the groL gene encoding chaperonin GroEL (60 kDa chaperone family; promotes refolding of misfolded polypeptides especially under stressful conditions; forms two stacked rings of heptamers to form a barrel-shaped 14mer; ends can be capped by GroES; misfolded proteins enter the barrel where they are refolded when GroES binds) encodes the protein MPKQVMFSDEGRAALLRGVNIMAAAVKATMGPKGRNVVIDKKFGSPTITKDGVTVAKEIELKDNYEDMGAQMVKEVASKTSDIAGDGTTTATVLAQAIVREGLKNVTAGANPMGLKRGIDKAVEAVVADLKKMSKSTKDKKEIAQVATIASNNDKTIGNLIAEAMEKVGKDGVITVEESKSADTVLDVVEGMQFDRGYLSPYFVTDAERMECVLEDALVLIHEKKISVMKDMLPLLEQVARSGKPFLIIAEDIEGEALATLVVNKLRGTLHTAAVKAPGFGDRRKAMLEDIAILTGGKAITEDLGIKLENIKLEDLGKAKKIVVDKDNSTLVEGAGKTAAIEGRIKQIRAQIEETTSDYDREKLQERLAKLAGGVAVIKVGAATETAMKEKKARVEDALNATRAAVEEGIVPGGGVALLRAASAVDALKLEGDEKVGAHIVRRALEEPIRQIVENAGLEGSVIVEKVKAEKVVNRGFDAESLEFVDMIQAGIIDPTKVERVALENAASVASLLLTTEALITDLPEEKPAAAPPMPHGDF